Proteins from one Malania oleifera isolate guangnan ecotype guangnan chromosome 4, ASM2987363v1, whole genome shotgun sequence genomic window:
- the LOC131153803 gene encoding uncharacterized protein LOC131153803, producing MGYEKYEDGWILKGSGSQVRQPPVTATPTWFNPFHQQFNTFSQTMQTGFHSLQSNFSSLQANYSSLDERLSHIKKNLASSSYTDDPMDISLAPTSDDGSDDEDSKGGSEDNDKEGMKEEHDSEEEEEEEEEEEEEDSYEEERYEEEDERNEEVADDHPTDES from the coding sequence ATGGGTTATGAGAAGTATGAGGATGGTTGGATTCTAAAGGGAAGTGGAAGTCAAGTACGACAACCCCCTGTTACTGCTACTCCCACATGGTTTAATCCGTTCCATCAACAATTCAACACTTTCAGTCAAACCATGCAAACTGGGTTTCATTCTCTCCAATCCAACTTTTCTTCCCTTCAGGCAAATTACTCCTCACTTGATGAACGTTTGAGCCATATTAAGAAAAATTTAGCTAGTTCCTCTTATACTGATGATCCTATGGATATCAGTTTAGCTCCTACCAGTGATGATGGGAGTGATGATGAGGATTCCAAGGGAGGAAGTGAGGATAATGATAAGGAAGGCATGAAAGAAGAGCACGattcagaagaagaagaagaagaagaagaagaagaagaagaagaggactcATATGAAGAAGAAAGATATGAAGAGGAAGACGAACGGAATGAAGAAGTAGCAGATGATCATCCTACTGATGAAAGCTGA